In a genomic window of Procambarus clarkii isolate CNS0578487 chromosome 12, FALCON_Pclarkii_2.0, whole genome shotgun sequence:
- the LOC138364029 gene encoding uncharacterized protein: MEELYLEPTVGVVEKALDSLPSGKVPGGDGISPEVLKCARGTLKTELHELLCQCWREVRFHKTRDMQSSPLYKKATSDVNNYRGISTASSANSSPGASWSGFIFLLKECTLSHSTVSDQGGKPLTVFSLRQLQEKCWEQRKFLYFAFTDLTKAFDRVIRDGLFKILAKIGCPPTLLSMIQSFHKDMNGTVLYNGCIF, translated from the coding sequence atggaagaactttaTCTTGAACCAACTGTGGGAGTAGTTGAGAAAGCACTGGATTCACTTCCCTCAGGGAAGGTCCCAGGAGGTGACGGGATttcgcctgaagttctcaagtgcgctcgtggaacacttaaaactgagcttcatgaacttctgtgccagtgctggagggaagtTCGGTTCCACAAGACACGAGATATGCAATCATCACCACTCTACAAAAAGGCGACAAGCGATGTCAACAACTATAGAGGCATCTCTACAGCGTCGTcggcaaactcttcgccaggAGCGTCTTGGTCAGGCTTCATATTCTTGCTGAAAGAGTGTACCCTGAGTCACAGTACAGTTTCCGATCAGGGAGGTAAACCACTGACGGtattctccctgagacagcttcaagaaaagtgctgGGAGCAGAGAAAATTCCTGTACTTCGCCTTCactgaccttacaaaggccttcgaccgCGTGAttagggacggactcttcaagatcttggccaaaattggctgcccacccaccctactcagcatgatacaatctttccacaaggacatgaatgGAACAGTCTTGTACAACGGCTGCATTTTCTGA